In Achromobacter pestifer, the DNA window CCGCGCCGGACACGATGGAACCCGACACCAGCATGCCGCCCATTTGCAGGGTGACGCCGAGGCTCTCGATCTGGCTGCCGTTGTTTACCAGGTTGACCAGGAATTGCAGGAATGCGTCGGCGTCGGGAACTTGGCTCATGGCGTGATTCTTGGAAATGTTTGGAAAGCAGCCAAGATACTCGAATCGCGTGCGAAATACACCGAATGGGATAGGCCGAAAAACAGCCAAATACGACCCTTATCCCCCAGCTTTGGGAACTGTCATTTTTTCCAGGCTGCGCGCTAGCCGTTCGCCAGCCAACCGCAGGCGATCCTGCAGCGCCGGGGGTGCCAGCACGTCGAACTCCACATCCAGCGCCATCAGCCAGTACACCAGCGCGTCCAGCGTAGGCACGGCGCATTGCAGCAGGCAGCGCGTTTCGTCCAGCGGCTCGATCTGGCCGGCGCCCGGCGGAATCCGCGCGGCCATGACGCTGCGCGGGGCGTGCAGGATCACGCGCGCCGGTTCCGGATGCGGCGCCATGTTCACCGAACGGGAGACATAGGCGCGCAGGTCGCCGCCTTCGGGCGGAGGCCGTGGCGCGAAATGCGCGCCGACCTGCGGAGCGCCCGCGATGCGGTCGATGCGGAAGGTGCGCCAGTCGTCGCGCGCCGGGTCCCAGGCCACCAGATACCAGCGATAGCCGGTGTGGGCCAGTCCTTGCGGTTCGACCAGCCGGGTGCTGGCCCGGCCCTGGCCGTCCGCGTAATCGAAGCCGACCCGCAGTTGGTCGCGGCAGGCGGCGGCCAGCGTGGCCAGCAAGGTGGCGTCGACCGTGGCGCCTCCGCGCGGTATCGGCACAATGGCCGAGCGCAGGGCGTCGACCCGGCGCCGCAGGCGCTGCGGCATGGCCTGTTCCAGTTTCACCAGCGCCCGCAGCGCGGTTTCCTCTATGCCTCCCACCGTGCCGGTGGCCGCGATGCGCAGGGTGAGCGCCACGGCCAGGGCTTCGTCGTCGTCCAGCAGCAGGGGCGGCAGGGCCTGCCCCGCGCGAAAGGCGTAGCCGCCAGCTACGCCGCTGCTGGCATGGATGGGGTAGCCCAGTTCGCGCAATTTGTCGATGTCGCGCCGCAGCGTGCGGGGATGGATCGCGAGCGTTGCGGCCAGTTCGGTGCCGGCCCAATGGCGGCGGGTCTGCAGCAGCGACAGCAGGCGCAGGAGGCGGTTGCTGGAAGTAAGCATGGCGGCACGTTAACGCGTATCGAGGGCGGAATCTGTCCTCAATGGATTCTACAGTGGCTCCCGTAGTCAGCGGCAGGGGCCGCGACGCTCATCCCTGGATTGAATTGGAGATCTACCCATGTCTATCGTTTTCTATTGGCACCCCATGTCCAGCGCCACCCCCGTGGCCAGCGCGCTTGCCGAACTGGCCGTGCCGCACGAGCGCGTCAAGGTGGACATCAGGACGGGGGAACAGCGCCGCCCCGAATTCCTGGCCCTGAATCCCAACGGCAAGGTCCCCACGCTGACGGTGGATGGCGCTCCTCTGTTCGAAGCCCTGGCGATACACCTATGGCTGGGGGAGCGCTACGGCGTGGAGCGCGGCCTGTGGCCCGCCGCCGGCACGCCGGAACGCCTGCTGGCGATGTCGTGGTGCGCCTGGTCCTACGTCAGCTACGGCGCGGCCGTGATGCGCCTGTTTCTCGCCACGCAGGCCGAGGGCGCGCCCGGTGGCGCCGAGGCGGAGCGCGTGCTGGACGACGTGGACGCATTGCTGGCCGTGCTGGACGGCCATCTGTCGCAGCAGCCCTGGATGTTGGGCGCGGCCTACTCGCTGGCCGACCTGGTGGTGGGGTCGGTGGTCGGCTATAGCGCCTATCTCGGCGCCAGGGTGGCCTCGCACCCGCATGTGCAGGCATGGATGGACCGGGTCCAGGCCCGGCCCGCCATGCAGATCGACGCCTAGCGTGGGTGGGGCGGGCGCCGCGGCTTACCAGCCCCAGCAGGCGCCTGCCGCGGGCTTGCCGCAGTTGCGGTAGTTCACGGCGAACCACAGCTTGCCCGCGCCCCGAGGACTGCCGTCGGCCTTGGCATCGTTGCGCGGGAGCTCTTCCAGGGTGTCGCGCGCCTTCTTGGTGGGCGAGCCGCCGGCGGCGTCGGGCGCCAGGGCAATGCGCCCCAGGCCGGCGGCGTCGCGGTCGTCGAAGACGATGTCGGTGTCCTTTAGCGCGGCGATCTTCAGGGAGGCGTCGCGCACCGCGGCGGCGTAGCTGTCATTCGCGCCGGCAGGCGCCAGGTTCTTGTCCAGCGTGCTGGCGGCGAGGATCTGCGCGGGCGCGGCGGGCGCCATCATCTTGTACTGGTCCAGGCCGGGCAACTGGCCGCCAGCAGCTTGGCGGCGCAACCAGTCGCCCCACAGGAACTCGGCGAATTCCGGCAGATTGCCGTTGCTGTAGGCGATGTCGCGGGTGAAGTACACCAGCGAGCGGTAGCGGTCTTCCTGCATGCCGCCCGCCTCCTGGGGGCTGGCCAGCCCCAGGCGGGCCGGCAACTGGTCCACGGTGATGGGCTGGTTCTGGCCGTCGCGCAGCCAGGCGCGGCGTTCGTCCACCATGCGCTGCCAGAACGCGGCCGCGTTGGGCAGGCTGCTGTAGTTGGCGTCCACCTTGACCCAGACCGGCAGCTTGGGGCCGCCGTCGGCGATCTCGCGCAGGGACGAGAAGGTGTGGTGGCCGTCGGTCAGATACAGATTGCCGTCCCAGCCGACCACCACGGTCTTGAGGTTGGCCGCATTGGTGCCGGGGGCGTTCTTGCAGGCGTAGGTGGCGGGCTGGTCCAGGCGGGCGGCGCGCGCCTCGGCGATGGTCTGGAATGCCTGCGCGCGTTCGGCGCCGCCCATGTCCTCGCAGTAGTCGTCGAACTTCTTGCCGACGGTGCGGTTGAGGTAATCCAGCTGCTGCGCCGGCTTGTCCGCCCAAGTGGGGCGTTCGAAGTCGCCTTGCCAGCGGCCCAGCTTGTAGTAGATCTGGTCGTAGCCGATGGCGGCCTGGGTCGGGTGCAGTTCCTCGATGCGGACTTGGATGACGTCGCCCGGCTTGGCATCCAGATATGCGGTATTGCGCGGCGGCTGGGTTTCGGGAGGCGGCGTGACGGCAACGGGAGCGTCGTCATGGCCGTCGCCGCCGCCGTTGCAGGCCGCGAGGGCCAGCGGCAGCAAGGCCGCGACGAAAGCGCGCAACAGGCGTTGCCGGTCGGGAAGGAAAGCGCGGCGCGCAAGGCGGGAGGTAGAGGGCATGATCTGCTTCAGGATCGGGTTTCAAAGATAGCCGATCATGAGGGACGCGTGTTTCCCGCAGATTGCACGGCTGCGGGTTGCCACGCATGCAGCCTGTCCATGAGGTCGCGCACGACGGCGGCCTGATCGTGGATGCGGGCGGCAGCGCCTGCCGACAGGCCCGCCGCCAGCTCCTCTTCCAGGGCTTCGAAGTGCGAGGCCGGCGCCCGCATCTGCAGGGCCAGCAGCGCGCCCTGTATGCGGTGCAGCATCTGCGCCGCGGCGATGGCGTCTGGCTTTTCGGCGGCCTGCTCCAGCGCGTCGAGATCCTGGCTCATGGTGTCCTTGATCAGCTGGCGATGGTCCGGGGCAAGCGCGGCGTACACCGCGAGCGTACCCGCGGCGGGGAAGGCGGAAGTATGGGGGAGCGGTTTGTGCATGAGAGCCTCCTAGGCGTACATGCTGATGACGTCAGGCTCTGGGGCGATATTAAAAAAGTCCGATACCAGGAGGCCGGTAATCGGACCGATTCGTCAGGGGCGGAGGCGGCCCCGCAGCCGCTCCGCCACTCTGCTTAGAACGTGTGGCGCACGCCGATGCCGGCGGCCGTGCTCTTCAAGCCGTCAATGAAGGCATAGTCCTTGCCGTACGAACCGTAGGCATAAAGGTTGGTGCGCTTGGACAGGTCGTAGGTGTAGCCCACGCTCCAGACGTTCATGTTGGCGTCGCCGCCGGTCAGCTTGTCGTTGTTCGGCGATACGTGCTGCCACGAGGCGAACAGGCTGCCCGCGCCGCCCACGGGCATGGTGGCGCCCAGCATGTAGGCGTTGGCCTTGAAGCCGTCCACGAAGCGGTTGGTGCCGAATTCGTCGCTGAAGGGCGTGCCGGCGGGCAGGTCCTGGCCGACGAACCAGCCGTCGGTGGTGCGGCCGTAGGCGGCCGCGAGCTTCACGACTTCCAGATCGTAGGACAGGCCCAGCGCGTACTGGCGCGGCGTGGCGTCATGGTCGATGGCGCCGCGGTTGGAGCCGTTGAGCTGGTCGTAGGTCAGCGTGACGTTCACCGGACCTTGCACATAGCGCAGGCCGGCGGTGATGCCGCGCGTATTGTCGGCGGTACGAAAGCCCGTCTGGTCCGCGACCGTGTCGTCCGCATTGAACGAGTAGCCGACGCCGAACTCGAAGCCGCTCATCGAAGGCGACTTGTACATCACCATGTTGTCCCAGCGCATGGTGTTGGCGGCGCTGAACCCCAGGCCCATGTTGGACTGGGTATAGCTGGTATAGAAGGGGTCGATGTCGGCCAGGTAGTTCGAGCCCACCGTGGCCTGCCGGCCGAACTCCAGCGTGCCCCAGGCGTCGTTGGCCAGGCCGATGGTGGCCTGGCGGCCGAACAGGCGGCCGGATTGTCCGCGCTGGCCGTTGGCCGAGTCGAATCCGCTTTCCAGCTTGAACACGGCGCGCAGGCCGTCGCCCAGGTCTTCGGAGCCGCGCAGGCCCCAGCGCGAGCCGGCCTGGATGCCGTTGATCATGCCTATCTTGTTACCGTCGTATCCATCGCCTTTGATCTTGTTGTAGCCGATGCCGGTGTCGATGACACCATAGAGAGTTACCGACGATTCTGCCTGAGCGACGCCTGCAAAAGTGGTGAACATTGCGGCTGCGAGCAGCGTCTTTTTCATCCGTGGGGACTCCTGTAGAGGGGTGGAAAAAACAAAAGGGAACAGCACGCGAGCATGATGCCCAGCGCTGTTCCCAGCCCTCATTGTAGGACACCGGCCGCGGCCGGCAGGCTCAGCCCTTGCGGCGCGAGCGCTTTTCCTCGCGTATGAAGATGAATACGCCGACCAGCACCATGGCCGCCAGGGCGTACCAGGTGATGGCGTAGCTCAGGTGGTTGTTGGGGAAGTTCAGCACCGTCAGGCCGCCGACCGGCGCGGTGCGCCCGCTGCCGTCCTTGCCCGTGCCATCGGCGTCGATGAAGTAGGGCGCCACGTCGGTCAGGCCGCGCGCCGCGGCGATGGCGGGCAGGTCGCGCGAGTACCAGAGGTTGGTCGCCGGATCGTTGGTGCGCAGGAATCCATGGCCGGGCTCGCCCATGCGCAGCAGGCCCGTGACGCTGGCTTGCTCGGGCGCAGACTGTATGGCGGACTTGCTCTTGCGCCATTCGGGCAGCACGAAGCCGCGGTTGACCAGCACGGTGCCACCTTCAGGCAACTGCAATGGGGTCATGACCCAGTAGCCGCTGCCCAGTTCGGTCGCGGCCTGCACCAGGGTCTGGCGGTCGTACAGGTAGGTGCCCGTGGCCGTGACGCGGCGGTATTCGGCGTTGTCGGACGTCAGCGCGGGCCATTCGGCCTGGGCCGGAGCCGGCGTGGGCGCCGCATGGGCGCGTTGTTCGACCTGCGCGATCAGGGTGCGTTTCCAGGCCAGCCGATGCACCTGCCAGGTGCCCAGGGCGCAGAGGCCCGCGAAGATGGCGACAGCAAGCACCCCGAGGATGACCAGGGTGATTTTGCTGCGCGGATTGCGGGAGGAGGTGTCGCGGGTAGTGGAGTCGTTTACTGCGGCCATCAGGGCATTTTCCGCATGTCGTGAGTGGACATGGGCATCATATTGGAGTCGAGGTGATACATGATCCAGATGGATCCGCTGAGCGTGATTACGACCAGCACCAACGTGAATATTAACGCCAACATGTTCCAGCCGCTTTCGGACTTGGTGTCCATGTGCAGGAAGTAGATGATGTGGACCACGATCTGCACGGCGGCGAAGGCCAGGATGATCAGGGCGGTGGTGCGGGATTCGGGAAATACGCGGTTCATGACCAGCCAGAACGGAATGGCGGTCAGGATGGCCGCCAGCACGAAGCCGGTGATGTAGCTCTTGAGGGTGCCGTGGGCGGCGCCGTCATCGTCGTCGTGGTGGTCATGGCCGCCGTGGCCGTGATCGGCCGGATGATCCAGGTGCGCGGTCATGGCAGCACTCCCATCAGGTACACGAAGGTGAAGACGCCCACCCAGATCAGGTCCAGGAAGTGCCAGAACATGGACAGGCACATCAGGCGGCGGCGGTTTTCGGGGATCAAGCCGTGCATCTGGACCTGGATCATCATCGTCACCAGCCACACGATGCCGAAGGTGACGTGCAACCCGTGGGTGCCGACCAGCGTGAAGAAGGATGACAGGAAGGCGCTGCGCTGCGGACCGGCGCCTTGGTGGATCAGGTGCGAGAATTCGTACAGTTCCAGCGACAGGAAGCCCAGCCCCAGAATGCCGGTCACGGCCAGCCACAGCTGGGTGGCGCCGACGCGGTTGCGCCGCATTTCCAGCATGGCGAAACCGTAGGTGATCGACGACAGCAGCAGCAGCGCGGTATTCACCGCCACAAGCTGCAGGTCGAACAGGTCGGCGCCGGACGGGCCTGCCGCGTAGTTGCGGCCCAGCACGCCATAGGTGGCGAACAGGCAGGCGAAGATGAGGCAGTCGCTCATCAGATAGACCCAGAACCCCAGCAGGGTGCCGTTCTTGGGATGATGTTCGCCCGGAACGTGGAACATGGGCTGCGCGGGAGGCGCGGCGCCGCCGGGCGGATTGGGGGCCAGGGTATCAGACATTTTTCGCTAGCAACCTAGTACGGGCGTCTTCCGCGAGCACGACCTCTTCGGCCGGCACGTAGTAGTCGCGCTTGTAGTTGAAGGTATGAACGATGGACACCAGGATCAGCGCCGCGAACGACAGCACGGCCAGCGGCCACATATGCCAGATCAACGCGAAACCCATCACCACGCTGATACCCGCCAGCACGATGCCCGCCCAGGTGTTCTTGGGCATGTGGATGGGGATGAAGCCCTGCTGCGGCCGCAGGTAGCCATGCTGCTTCATCTGCCACCAGGCGTCCTGGTCATGCACGCGCGGCGTGAAGGCGAAGTTGTAGTTGGGCGGCGGTGACGAAGTCGACCATTCCAGGGTGCGCGCGTCCCAAGGGTCGCCGGTATCGTCGCGCAGCGATTCGCGGCGGCGGTAGCTGACCACCAGCTGGATCAGGAAGCTGGCGATGCCGCAGGCGATCAGCAGCGCGCCGAAGGCCGCCACCTGGAACCAGATCTGCAGGGACATGTCCTCGAAATGGTTCACGCGCCGCGTCACGCCCATCAGCCCCAGCACGTACAGCGGCATGAAGGCGACGTAGAAGCCCACCAGCCAGAACCAGAACGAGCACTTGCCCCAGAACGGATCGAGCTTGTAGCCGAAGGCCTTGGGGAACCAGTACGTGATGCCGGCCATCAGCCCGAAGAGCACGCCGCCGATGATCACGTTGTGGAAGTGCGCGATCAGGAACAGGCTGTTGTGCAGGACGAAGTCGGCGGGCGGCACGGCCAGCAGCACGCCCGTCATGCCACCGATCACGAAGGTCACCATGAAGCCCAGGGTCCACAGCATGGGGACCTCGAAGCGGATGCGGCCGTGGTACATGGTGAACAGCCAGTTGAAGATCTTGGCGCCCGTGGGGATCGAGATGATCATGGTGGTGATCCCGAAGAACGAGTTCACGCTGGCCCCGGACCCCATGGTGAAGAAGTGGTGCAGCCACACCAGGTACGACAGCACCGTGATCACGACCGTGGCGTACACCATGGACGCATAGCCGAAGAGGCGCTTGCGGCAGAAGGTGGAGACCACTTCGGAGAAGATGCCGAAGGCCGGCAGGATCAGGATGTAGACCTCGGGGTGGCCCCAGATCCAGATCAGGTTCACGTACATCATGGCGTTGCCGCCGAAGTCCGCGGTGAAGAAGTTGGTGCCCACGTAGCGGTCCATGGACAGCAGCGCCAGCACCGCGGTCAGCACCGGGAAGGCGGCCACGATCAGCACGTTGGTGCACAGCGCGGTCCAGGTGAAGATGGGCATGCGCATCATGGTCATGCCCGGCGCGCGCATCTTGACGATGGTCACCAGCAGGTTGACGCCGGACAGCAGCGTCCCCACCCCCGCTATCTGCAAGGCCCATATGTAGTAATCGACGCCCACGTCGGGACTCTGCATGATCCCCGATAAAGGTGGATACGCCAGCCAGCCGGTGCGCGCGAACTCGCCCACGAACAGCGACATCATGACCAGGATCACGCCGCCCGTGGTCATCCAGAAGCTGAAGTTGTTCAGGAACGGAAATGCCACGTCGCGCGCGCCGATCTGCAAGGGCACGATGTAGTTCATCAGGCCCGTGACCAGCGGCATGGCCACGAAGAAGATCATGATCACGCCGTGCGCGGTGAAGATCTGGTCGTAGTGGTGCGGCGGCAGGTAGCCGGTCGAATCGCCGAACGCCACCGCCTGCTGCAAGCGCATCATGATGGCGTCGGCGAAGCCGCGCAGCAGCATCACGATGCCCAGGATGACGTACATGATGCCGATTTTCTTGTGGTCGATGCTGGTGAACCACTCGCGCCACAGATAGCCCCATTTGCCGTAGTAGGTGATGGCGCCCACCACCGCGATGCCGCCTATGGCGACCGCGATGAAAGTGAAGAGCAGGATCGGTTCATGGTAGGGAATGGCTTCCCAGGTCAACTTACCGAAGATCAGCTTGGTGAGGTCTGGTTGATCAGGCATCTCGATTCCAGCAAAAAGACCGCAATTTCACGTAGCCCCTGCATCATCCGGATCGCCGTGCGCCAGCGATCCGCTACAGGACCAATCCTTCGGTGGCCGTGCACATCGCGCCCACATATTTTCGTGGCGCGCCGCTCAGGCCCAGGCGCTCGCGCGTATCCTCGTCCAGGGTCGTGACGTTGAGCGCGCCGGGTATGCCCATGCCGCCTTGCGCGTCGATCGCCATCGCGTCGCGCATGCACATGCGGTTGGGTTCCACGCAGCGGTTGACGATCGCCTCGAACAGGCCGGGCGCGCTGGAGGCGTAGAGTTGCACCGGATTGCGCTCGCTGGGCTGTTCCAGCTTCAGGTAGATTTCGCGGCTGAGCGTGGCGTTGGAGGCGCGCGCGCCCGCCACCCACTTGTCGAAACCCTGCTGGTCCACGCCGTGGAACTTGAAGCGCATGCCGGAAAAGCCCGAACCGCTGTAGTTGGCGGAAATGCCTTCGTATTCGCCAGGATGGTTGATCACCGCATGCAGCGTGGTCTGCATGCCGGGCATGGCGTAGATTTGGCCCGCCAGAGCAGGCACGAAGAACGAATTCATCACCGTGGACGAGGTGATCCTGAACTGGATGGGGCGGTCCACGGGCGCCGCCATTTCGTTCACCGCCGCGATGCCTTGTTCGGGATAGATGAACAGCCACTTCCAGTCCAGCGCCACGACCTCGACCACCAGCGGCTTGGTGCCGGGCGGCACTTCGCGGCCTTCGGACAGGCGCGCGAGCGGACGGTAGGGATCAAGCTGATGAGTGCTGACCCAGGTGAGCGCGCCCAGCGCAATGATGATCAGCAGCGGAGCCGCCCAGATCAGGAGCTCCAGCATGGTGGAGTGGTTCCATTCGGGGTCGTAGTGCGCTTCCTTGTTGCTGGCCCGGTAACGCCACGCGAACAGGAAGGTCAGGAAGATCACCGGCACGATGATCAGCAGCATCAAGCCGGTTGAAATGATGATCAGGTTGCGCTGTTGCAGGGCGACATCGCCCGAGGGCGAGAGCAGGACCGCATTGCATCCGGCGAGCAATGGCAGAGCGGCAACCAGGACCAATCCGCGGAACCTTGGGAAGGACGGCATGACCATACCCCGAAACGTAACCGTGGGAAGTAAACGCAACACTACGCTGGAAGCCGCGAAAAATCTAGGGTAAAAAGAACAAAAATGTGCAGGGCGACGCGCGCGGACCAGGGCTGCATGCCAATATTGGAGCGGCTCTGCGCGATATGGGCTGCAGGCGCGCGCGGGTGTTTCAGGATCGCAGGCAAGGCTGTTCCGAACCTCCTTTCAGCGAGCATTCACATGGCGACCACCACGCAATATCCCGGTCATGCTCCTTCCCCCCCCGCGGCCGGCGGCGGCAGTCACGCCAAGGTGGCGCCAGGGGAAATCGCGGTGGGCGTGGTGGTGGGGCGCGCATCCGAGTACTTCGATTTCTTCGTCTTCGGCATCGCCTGCGTGCTGGTGTTTCCGCAGGTCTTTTTCCCCTTCGAACCGCGGCTGGAAGGCATCCTCTGGTCCTTCGTCATCTTCTCGTTCGCGTTCATCATGCGGCCCATCGGCACCGCGCTGTCGATGGCGGCGCAACGGCGCTGGGGGCGAGCGACCAAGCTCACCATCGCCCTGTTCCTGCTGGGAACGGCCACGGTGGGCATGGCCTTCCTGCCTGGCTACAACGTCATCGGCGCGCATGCGATCACGCTGCTGGCGGTGTTCCGTTGCCTGCAGGGCCTGGCGCTGGGCGGTTCGTGGGACGGCCTGCCTTCGCTGCTGGCCTTGAATGCGCCGCCCAATCGCCGCGGCTGGTATTCGATGCTGGGCCAATTGGGCGCGCCCGTCGGCTTCATGGTGGCCAGCGCGCTGTTCCTGTTCCTGCATGTGACGCTGACCGAGGCCGATTTCCTGGAATGGGGCTGGCGCTATCCCTTCTTCGTGGCGTTCGCGATCAACGTGGTGGCGTTGTTCGCGCGGTTGCGGCTGGTCGTGACCGAGGAATACACGCAGCTGCTGGAAGAAGGCGAACTCGAACCGATCAGCATCACGAAGATGGTGCGCGAGCAAGGCTACAACCTGTTCATCGGCGCGTTCGCCGCGCTGGCGAGCTATGCCTTGTTCCACCTGGTCACGGTGTTTCCGCTGTCCTGGATCGCGGTCAGCGCCACCCAGCAGATCCAGGATGTGCTGATCGTGCAGATCATCGGCGCCGTGCTGGGCATTCTGGGCACCATTGCATCGGGCTGGTTGGCCGACCGCATCGGCCGGCGCACCACCTTGGGCCTGTTGGCCATGCTGATTGCCGTGTTCGCGCTGTTCACGCCCTGGCTGCTGGGCGGAGGGCCGAAGGCGCAGGACGCGTTCATTCTGGTGGGCTTCGTGCTGCTTGGGCTGTCCTACGGCCAGGCTTCGGGCACCGTCACCGCGAACTTCACGCGCCGCTTCCGCTACACGGGCGCGGCGCTGACTTCCGACATGGCCTGGCTGATCGGCGCCGCGTTCGCGCCGCTGGTCGCGCTGGGCCTGTCGGCACGCTTCGGGCTGGTGGCGGTCAGCATCTATCTGCTGTCCGGGGCGGCTTGCACGCTGTTGGCGCTGCGCATCAACAAGGTGCTGGAAACGCGGGATTGAATGGATGAAGAAAGGCCACGCCCGCGGAATTCCCGCAGGCGTGGCCTTTTTTTGTGTTGCGCAGTGGCAGGGCTAACGCACCGGCCAGCCGTACATCAGGCCGCCATCGCGCCATTGCGCGTTCAATGCACGCGGCAATTTCATCGGGCTGCTCATGCCCAGGTTGCGTTCATAGCTTTCGCCGTAATTGCCCACTTGCTTGACGATGTTGTAGGCCCATTTGTCGTCCACGCCCATGTTGCGCCCCATGCCGGGCGTGACGCCCAGGATGCGCTGCACGTTCGGGCTGTTGGCCTTGAGCTGCGCGTCGACGTTTGACGAGGTGATGCCGAATTCCTCGG includes these proteins:
- a CDS encoding helix-turn-helix transcriptional regulator, which encodes MLTSSNRLLRLLSLLQTRRHWAGTELAATLAIHPRTLRRDIDKLRELGYPIHASSGVAGGYAFRAGQALPPLLLDDDEALAVALTLRIAATGTVGGIEETALRALVKLEQAMPQRLRRRVDALRSAIVPIPRGGATVDATLLATLAAACRDQLRVGFDYADGQGRASTRLVEPQGLAHTGYRWYLVAWDPARDDWRTFRIDRIAGAPQVGAHFAPRPPPEGGDLRAYVSRSVNMAPHPEPARVILHAPRSVMAARIPPGAGQIEPLDETRCLLQCAVPTLDALVYWLMALDVEFDVLAPPALQDRLRLAGERLARSLEKMTVPKAGG
- a CDS encoding MFS transporter; translation: MATTTQYPGHAPSPPAAGGGSHAKVAPGEIAVGVVVGRASEYFDFFVFGIACVLVFPQVFFPFEPRLEGILWSFVIFSFAFIMRPIGTALSMAAQRRWGRATKLTIALFLLGTATVGMAFLPGYNVIGAHAITLLAVFRCLQGLALGGSWDGLPSLLALNAPPNRRGWYSMLGQLGAPVGFMVASALFLFLHVTLTEADFLEWGWRYPFFVAFAINVVALFARLRLVVTEEYTQLLEEGELEPISITKMVREQGYNLFIGAFAALASYALFHLVTVFPLSWIAVSATQQIQDVLIVQIIGAVLGILGTIASGWLADRIGRRTTLGLLAMLIAVFALFTPWLLGGGPKAQDAFILVGFVLLGLSYGQASGTVTANFTRRFRYTGAALTSDMAWLIGAAFAPLVALGLSARFGLVAVSIYLLSGAACTLLALRINKVLETRD
- the cyoC gene encoding cytochrome o ubiquinol oxidase subunit III; translation: MSDTLAPNPPGGAAPPAQPMFHVPGEHHPKNGTLLGFWVYLMSDCLIFACLFATYGVLGRNYAAGPSGADLFDLQLVAVNTALLLLSSITYGFAMLEMRRNRVGATQLWLAVTGILGLGFLSLELYEFSHLIHQGAGPQRSAFLSSFFTLVGTHGLHVTFGIVWLVTMMIQVQMHGLIPENRRRLMCLSMFWHFLDLIWVGVFTFVYLMGVLP
- a CDS encoding ParB/Srx family N-terminal domain-containing protein codes for the protein MPSTSRLARRAFLPDRQRLLRAFVAALLPLALAACNGGGDGHDDAPVAVTPPPETQPPRNTAYLDAKPGDVIQVRIEELHPTQAAIGYDQIYYKLGRWQGDFERPTWADKPAQQLDYLNRTVGKKFDDYCEDMGGAERAQAFQTIAEARAARLDQPATYACKNAPGTNAANLKTVVVGWDGNLYLTDGHHTFSSLREIADGGPKLPVWVKVDANYSSLPNAAAFWQRMVDERRAWLRDGQNQPITVDQLPARLGLASPQEAGGMQEDRYRSLVYFTRDIAYSNGNLPEFAEFLWGDWLRRQAAGGQLPGLDQYKMMAPAAPAQILAASTLDKNLAPAGANDSYAAAVRDASLKIAALKDTDIVFDDRDAAGLGRIALAPDAAGGSPTKKARDTLEELPRNDAKADGSPRGAGKLWFAVNYRNCGKPAAGACWGW
- a CDS encoding SURF1 family protein is translated as MAAVNDSTTRDTSSRNPRSKITLVILGVLAVAIFAGLCALGTWQVHRLAWKRTLIAQVEQRAHAAPTPAPAQAEWPALTSDNAEYRRVTATGTYLYDRQTLVQAATELGSGYWVMTPLQLPEGGTVLVNRGFVLPEWRKSKSAIQSAPEQASVTGLLRMGEPGHGFLRTNDPATNLWYSRDLPAIAAARGLTDVAPYFIDADGTGKDGSGRTAPVGGLTVLNFPNNHLSYAITWYALAAMVLVGVFIFIREEKRSRRKG
- the cyoD gene encoding cytochrome o ubiquinol oxidase subunit IV encodes the protein MTAHLDHPADHGHGGHDHHDDDDGAAHGTLKSYITGFVLAAILTAIPFWLVMNRVFPESRTTALIILAFAAVQIVVHIIYFLHMDTKSESGWNMLALIFTLVLVVITLSGSIWIMYHLDSNMMPMSTHDMRKMP
- the cyoA gene encoding ubiquinol oxidase subunit II; protein product: MPSFPRFRGLVLVAALPLLAGCNAVLLSPSGDVALQQRNLIIISTGLMLLIIVPVIFLTFLFAWRYRASNKEAHYDPEWNHSTMLELLIWAAPLLIIIALGALTWVSTHQLDPYRPLARLSEGREVPPGTKPLVVEVVALDWKWLFIYPEQGIAAVNEMAAPVDRPIQFRITSSTVMNSFFVPALAGQIYAMPGMQTTLHAVINHPGEYEGISANYSGSGFSGMRFKFHGVDQQGFDKWVAGARASNATLSREIYLKLEQPSERNPVQLYASSAPGLFEAIVNRCVEPNRMCMRDAMAIDAQGGMGIPGALNVTTLDEDTRERLGLSGAPRKYVGAMCTATEGLVL
- the cyoB gene encoding cytochrome o ubiquinol oxidase subunit I, encoding MPDQPDLTKLIFGKLTWEAIPYHEPILLFTFIAVAIGGIAVVGAITYYGKWGYLWREWFTSIDHKKIGIMYVILGIVMLLRGFADAIMMRLQQAVAFGDSTGYLPPHHYDQIFTAHGVIMIFFVAMPLVTGLMNYIVPLQIGARDVAFPFLNNFSFWMTTGGVILVMMSLFVGEFARTGWLAYPPLSGIMQSPDVGVDYYIWALQIAGVGTLLSGVNLLVTIVKMRAPGMTMMRMPIFTWTALCTNVLIVAAFPVLTAVLALLSMDRYVGTNFFTADFGGNAMMYVNLIWIWGHPEVYILILPAFGIFSEVVSTFCRKRLFGYASMVYATVVITVLSYLVWLHHFFTMGSGASVNSFFGITTMIISIPTGAKIFNWLFTMYHGRIRFEVPMLWTLGFMVTFVIGGMTGVLLAVPPADFVLHNSLFLIAHFHNVIIGGVLFGLMAGITYWFPKAFGYKLDPFWGKCSFWFWLVGFYVAFMPLYVLGLMGVTRRVNHFEDMSLQIWFQVAAFGALLIACGIASFLIQLVVSYRRRESLRDDTGDPWDARTLEWSTSSPPPNYNFAFTPRVHDQDAWWQMKQHGYLRPQQGFIPIHMPKNTWAGIVLAGISVVMGFALIWHMWPLAVLSFAALILVSIVHTFNYKRDYYVPAEEVVLAEDARTRLLAKNV
- a CDS encoding glutathione S-transferase family protein encodes the protein MSIVFYWHPMSSATPVASALAELAVPHERVKVDIRTGEQRRPEFLALNPNGKVPTLTVDGAPLFEALAIHLWLGERYGVERGLWPAAGTPERLLAMSWCAWSYVSYGAAVMRLFLATQAEGAPGGAEAERVLDDVDALLAVLDGHLSQQPWMLGAAYSLADLVVGSVVGYSAYLGARVASHPHVQAWMDRVQARPAMQIDA
- a CDS encoding porin, whose protein sequence is MKKTLLAAAMFTTFAGVAQAESSVTLYGVIDTGIGYNKIKGDGYDGNKIGMINGIQAGSRWGLRGSEDLGDGLRAVFKLESGFDSANGQRGQSGRLFGRQATIGLANDAWGTLEFGRQATVGSNYLADIDPFYTSYTQSNMGLGFSAANTMRWDNMVMYKSPSMSGFEFGVGYSFNADDTVADQTGFRTADNTRGITAGLRYVQGPVNVTLTYDQLNGSNRGAIDHDATPRQYALGLSYDLEVVKLAAAYGRTTDGWFVGQDLPAGTPFSDEFGTNRFVDGFKANAYMLGATMPVGGAGSLFASWQHVSPNNDKLTGGDANMNVWSVGYTYDLSKRTNLYAYGSYGKDYAFIDGLKSTAAGIGVRHTF